Genomic segment of Paraburkholderia agricolaris:
ATAGAACGGCGAGTAGGCGCGCTCGGCGATCACCTCGTCGACCGAGGCGAATCTGGTTCGATCGAGGATGCCGGTATCGAGCAAGCCTTGCGACAGCACGCGCACAGCAGCCTGGTGCGGATCGTCGAACGTGGCGCCGACGCGTGTGGCGTCGACGGCAGCCTGCTGCGCGGCCAGCACGATGTCGTACAGCTCGCGCTGCGCCGGCGTAAAGCGGCCGCTCGCCGGGAAGGTACGCGTGATGTCGGACGCATAGCCGTCGAGTTCGCAGGCGGCGTCGATAAGGATCAGGTCGCCGTCCCGGGCAATCGCGTTGCCGGCCGGGTAGTGCAGCACGCAAGCGTTGGCGCCCGCCGCGACGATCGAGGTGTATGCCGGCGCCTGCGCGCCGAACTTGCGGAACGTGTAGAGCAGTTCGGCTTCGAGTTCGTACTCGCGCACGCCGGGGTGGCAGGCGGCCATGGCACGGCGATGCGCCTGCGCTGAAATCTGTCCGGCGCGGCGCATGATGGCGAGTTCGTGATGATCCTTGACGAGCCGCATGTCGTCGAGCAAGGGGATCAGGTCTCGCGCGACGGCGGGCGGGGCGACGCCGCTGCGGCCCTGCGCGCGCACGGTATCGAGCCAGCCACGTACCTGTTCGTCCAGTTCCGCCGACGTGCCAAGCGCGTAGTGCAGCGCCGGCTTGTCGGCAAGAATCGGCGGCAGCCGCGTATCGAGTTCGCCCACGGCGAAGGCGGCGTCGAAGCCGAACGCCTCGCGCGCGCCGTCCGGTCCGAAACGGAAGCCTTCCCACGTCTCGCGCTCGACATTCTTGTCGCGGCAGAACAGGATCGAAGCCGGCTCGCCGGGCGCCGCGCTCGCATCGAGCACCAGCCAAGCCTCGGGTTCGGTGAAACCCGTCAGATAGTAAAAGTAGCTATCGTGCCGGTAGGGGTAGTCGGCGTCCCGGTTGCGCAGCTTTTCCGGCGCGGTGGGGACGATGGCGACGCCCCCGCCCGCTGCGCGCAACGCGGCGAGTACGCGCTCGCGGCGCGTGCGGTAGACGTCAACGGCGATGGTGGGTTCGGTCGGCTGGTTCATGTCGCGATTGTAGCGCCCAATGCGCAGACTTATTTTGCGCGGATACTGACGGGGAGAAGGTGGTTGTCCCGGCCGCATTGGCCATTCGGCCGGGTAGACGGCGTGCGGGCGCTGCGGCAATGTTGCAATCCATCCACAGCGAGCATCCATGCGGCTTGCGAAGCGGCCCCGCCGTGTTCGGGAAGGCCGCCGACCACTTATACTTTCGCCGAATTCAAGAAAAGGCAGATGGTCATGATGAAACTCATCGGTTCGCTCGCCAGCCCGTTCGTGCGTAAAGCGCGGATCGTTCTGGCCGACAAGAAGATCGACTACGAACTCGTGCCCGAGAACGTCTGGGCGCCGGAGACCACGATTCACACCTTCAATCCGCTCGGCAAAGTGCCGTGCCTTGTGATGGAAGACGGCGAAGCAGTGTTCGACTCGCGGGTGATCTGCGAATACGTGGATACGCTGTCGCCGGTCGGCAAGCTGATTCCGCCGTCGGGTCGCGAGCGCGTCGAGGTGCGGTGCTGGGAGGCGCTCGCCGACGGCATCCTGGACGCGGCGGTGCTGATTCGTCTCGAAGGCACGCAGCGCACGCCCGAGCAGCGCGTGGAAGCGTGGGTCGCGCGGCAGCAACGCAAGATCGACGAAGGCCTGATCGCGATGTCGCAGGGCCTCGGCAGCAAACCCTGGTGCACGGGCAATCACTACACGCTGGCGGACATCGCGGTGGGCTGCGCGCTGGGCTACCTCGATTTCCGCATGCCTGAGTTGAACTGGCGCGAAGGGTATCCGAATCTGGATAAGCATTTCCAGAAGCTGTCGTTGCGCCAGTCATTCATTGATACGGTGCCGGCGGATTGAGTGAGGTACTCGTTGCCGCGTGGCGGTGAGGTTGTCTGGAATCGCCCCGCCCGCCATCCTCGTTAAATTGCAAAATGAGGTTATCCATGCTTTCATAAGTATGAATATAAGCTTACGTTTGTGGTAAAAATGCGCCTGCCCGTCAGGCGCATTTTTTTGTCTGCCGCGTGGTGCAATGGTTTATTCAATCGACATACGCGGGGGCTTTTCCCCGTGATATGCGGCCATTGTGAATGGGCGGTGCATTACAACGCGCCGCCGATATTAATAACGTCCGCAAAAGAGACTTCCACATGAACCCGTACCGCTTTGTTATTGCCGCTTCTGCCTGTGGGCTGTTTGCTGCGTGCTCGAGCGTCAGCGACGTTAATCCGACTGCGCTGATCCAGTCCGGCCAGCAGGCCGCTCAGGCCGCCACACTCAGCGACGCCGACGTGCGCGCGCTGACCGACAAGTCGTGCGCGCAACTGGATAGCGAAAACCAGATTGCCGCCGCGAACAGCAAGTATCAGAAACGCCTGAACAAGATCGCCGCGCAACTGGGCAACAACATCAACGGCGTGCCGGTGAACTACAAGGTGTACGTGACCAAGGACGTCAATGCATGGGCGATGGCCAACGGCTGCGTGCGTGTCTACAGCGGCCTGATGGACATGATGAACGACAACGAAGTGCGCGGTGTGGTCGGCCACGAAATGGGCCACGTTGCGCTCGGCCATACGAAGAAGGCGATGCAGGTCGCGTATGCGGCCTCGGCGGCGCGCTCGGTCGCTTCATCGGCAGGTGGCGTGGCGGGGGCGTTGTCCAGTTCGCAGCTTGGTGACTTTTCGGAGAAGCTGATTAACGCGCAGTTCTCGCAAACCCAGGAAAGCGCCGCCGACGATTATTCATTCGATTTGCAGAAAAAGAAGAATCTCGATCCGTCGGGATTGGTGACGGCATTCAACAAGCTCTCGCAACTGGACGGCGGCAAGTCGAGTATGCTGAGTTCGCATCCGTCATCGCCTGCCCGTGCGCAGCATATTCAGCAGCGGATCGCATCGAATCAGTAAGACCTGATTCTTGATAAAGCGCGCTCGCGGTTTTCCGGAGCGCGCTTTATTTTTTGCCGTTTTGCCGCCGTGTAATCGCCGGACCGAACGCTAAACCGAACGCCAGCAGCAGTAACGAAATCGCCAGCACGGTATTGTTGCCGCTCGTCACATAGGGCGTGCTGCCCGAGGTTCCTTGTACCGTCACGTCGAGCGAGCCGATCGTGTACGGCGTCAGACGCCCGATCACCCGGCCGTTGGCATCGATCGCGGCGGTCATGCCGGTGTTGGTGGCGCGCAGCATCGGCCGGCCGGTTTCCAGCGAGCGCATGCGTGCAATCTGCAGGTGCTGATCCAGTGCGATGGTGTCGCCGAACCAGGCAAGATTGGTCGAGTTGACCAGCACGCCGGCCGGCGTAGCGCTCTCGCGAATGCTCCGCGCGATTTCCTCGCCGAAAATATCCTCGTAGCAGATGTCGACGGCGACCGGCTGGTTGTGCACGATGAATGGTTTTTGCACCGGTGCGCCGCGTGCGAAATCACCAAGCGGAATGCGCATCAGGTTCACGAACCAGCGGAAGCCCCATGGCACGAATTCGCCGAACGGCACGAGGTGGTGTTTGTCGTAGCGATACACGTCGCGCGTGCCCGGCGTGACGCCGAACAGGCTGTTCGTATAGTCGATTACCTGACCTTCCGGCGTGATAGTGCCGCCGATTGCGCCGAACACGATCGCGGTGCCGGTGGTATCGGAGAAGTTGCGCACCGCCGACGCGAACTGCGGCGGCAATTGCTGCGCGAGCACCGGAATGGCGGTTTCCGGTGTGACGACCAGGTCGGCCGGCTTCGACGTGATCATCTGCTGATACTGGTCGATCGCGGCGCGCATGCCGGATTCTTCGAACTTCATTTCCTGCTTGATGTTGCCCTGGAGCAGGCGCACCGTTAGCGGCGCGTTGGCCGGCAGGGTCCATTGCACGAGTGGCAGGAGGAGGCCGGCCGCGATCAGCGCAAGCGCGATGGCCGCCGGTACCGCGACGCGTGCGACACCAGGCTTTGCCGTATTGCCGGCGCTTCCGCTGTCGTCAGCCTTGGCTTGCCCGCGCGAGGCCAGCAGCGGCAACAGCGCCTGCACGATCAACGCCGCTACCAGCGCCAGCATCCAGCCGACGCCGTACACACCCGCCACGGGCGCAAACCCGGCGAACGGGCCGTCTACCTGCGCGTAACCGCTCGCGAGCCAGGGAAAGCCGGTGAACACCGTGCCGCGCAACCATTCGCCGATCGCCCACGCGCTCGCAAACGCCAGCGCGCCGTGCCAGGTCGGCGAGAACGGCTGTTCGGCACCGGACGCGTTACTGCGTGCGTGGCCGGCGCAGAACGACCAGATGCCCGCAGCCAGAGCCGGGTACACGGCCAGATACAGCGAGAACAGCGCGACCGCCGCGCCTGCGAGCGGTGCGGCCATGCCGCCGTAGTCGTGCATGCTGACATACAGCCACCACACACCGGTGACGTAGTTGCCGAAGCCGAAAGCGCCGCCTGTCAGCGCGGCGCTTTTCCAGCTGGTGGTCCGTGTCAGCCACGCAAAGAAAAACACGAAGATCACGAGTTCGAGCCAGCCGCCGTGCGGCGTCGGGGCGAACGACAGCGTATTGGCCGCACCGGCGGCCAACGCGACGAGGTAGTGCCAGCGGGGCAGTGCGCGGCCGCGGGTTTCCCGGGTGGCGGGGGCGGCAGGAGCACTCACGCCGCGGCGCGAACGGGATGTAATCGGGTCGGCCATTGTTGCGCGGTCGGCGTGAGGAGTTGAGGAAGCAAAGAGAGAAAGCGACTCAGAAGCGGATCAGAAACGACTCAAAAGCGGATCAGGTCTGCACGTGCTGGGCTTCGCGCTCACGCTGGCCGGCGAGCGGGTCGCGGCGCACCAGCAGCATGTGAATCTGGCGGGCATCGCCGCGCAGAATCTCGAAGATCAGATCGTCGAGCCGGACTTTCTCGCCGCGATGCGGCACCCGTCCGAAATGATGCGTGACGAGACCGCCGATCGTATCGACTTCGTCGTCTGAGTAATGCGTGCCGAACGCCTCGTTGAACTGCTCGATTTCGGTGAGCGCGCGCACGCGGAAACGGCCGTCCGGCGAGGCAATGATGTTGCCGCTTTCCTCGTCGAAATCGTATTCGTCTTCGATATCGCCGACGATCTGCTCCAGCACGTCTTCGATCGTGATCAGGCCGGCCACGCCGCCGTATTCGTCGACCACCACCGCGAGGTGATTGCGGTTCACGCGAAAGTCGTGCAGCAGCACGTTCAGGCGCTTCGACTCCGGGATGAAAACAGCGGGGCGCAGCATGCCGCGCACGTCGAATTCTTCTTCAGCGTAATAGCGCAGCAGGTCTTTCGCGAGCAGCACGCCGATGATGTTGTCGCGATTGCCCTCGTAGACCGGATAGCGCGAGTGCGCTTTTTCCAGCACGTAGGGGATGAATTCGGCGGGATTGTCCGCGATGTTGATCGCGTCCATTTGTGCGCGCGGCACCATGATGTCGCGGGCGCTGAGTTCGGACACCTGGAACACGCCCTCGATCATCGACAGCGAGTCGGCGTCGATCAGGTTGCGCTCGTGGGCGTCCTGGAGAATTTCCAGGAGCTCCGCGCGCGAGTCGGGCTCAGGCGAGATGAAGTCGGTCAGACGCTCGAGGAGTGAGCGTTTTTCTTGCGTTTTGTCGGTTTGGCGTCGACTGGGATACGTGTCGTTCATGGTAGTGCGCCCGGCGAGACTGGGCGCGCTGTTGCAGAGCATTAAGGATACACCAGGCACATGGCAGGACCGTGTCCCGCCTGGCTGGGCGATGAGTGAAGCTGTAATGAAAGCCTCCAGCCGCGCGCGGCAAAGGCGTGGGTCAATCCTAACTGATTACGGGAGAAAAAGCGTTTTCGAGCAAAAAAGCGTGGTTACCCGCGCTTACTTCGCGTCCGCTTTACGCCTGCCCGGCCTCGCGGCCTTCTTCACGGCAGCGCTCAAGCAACGCTTCGAGCGCGCGGTCGGGCATGCCGCTTTCGCGCAGTGCGTGGACGGTGCGGCTGACATAGTCGAGTGTGGTGCCGTAACGGCCGCTCGCGCAGCCGAACACGGCTTTGACGACCTCGTCGCGCAGCTTGCCGGTGTAGGTCGGCACATCGCGGCGCATCACGAACGCGAGCGCATCGACGCGCCGGCCGTCGGCGAGCACGCAGGGCAGCCACGCCGGGCGGTACGACCCCATCGGCATTTCGCGGCGCCACAAGGCCTCCAGATGCGGCATCGCGCCCTCGGCGGCGAGGCGGAAGGCGATGCCGGAGCACGAGCCGCCGCGGTCGAGCGCGAGCACGAGGCCCGGCTGTTCGGGCGTGCCGCGATTCACGCGCGACCACAGATACAGTCCGCGGTGATAGCCGTGCACTCTCGAACGAGCGGCTTCGGCGGTGGGCAAACCGGGATTCCAGATCAGCGACCCATAGCCGAACAGCCACAGATCGCTCTTGCGGTCCCAATCGCGCAACGTGCATTCGAGCGACGCGCGCAATTCCTCGTCCGTCAACAGCCGCGATTCGCCTAGCGCGGGCGGATAGTCCGGGCAGGGCGTGTTGCGAAGATCGGCTTCAGGAGAGGACGTGCTCACGGTAGTTTTTAACGGTGATGGCAAAGACTATTGATAAGGATCCGGGAAACCGAGCTTGCCGAGGATTTCAGTCTCGATCGCTTCCATTTCCTCGGCCTCTTCCTCGACCTCGTGGTCGTAACCTTGCGCATGGAGGGTGCCGTGCACCAGCAGATGCGCGTAGTGCGCAAGCAGCGGTTTGCCCTGTTCGGTGGCTTCTTTCTCCACCACGGGGCAGCACAGGATCAGGTCGCCGGTTACCGGATCGTCTTCCGATTCAGCGTAGGCGAACGTCAGCACGTTGGTCGAATAGTCTTTGCCGCGATAGGTGCGGTTAAGCGTGCGGCCTTCTTCGGCGTCGACGAAACGCACGGTCAGCTCGCCGTCCGCGAACAGCGCCGCCTTGATCCAGCCGGCCACGGTGGCGCGCGGCAGCAGCGCCTTGTGTTCCGGCCAGGCCTTGGCGGCGGGGAATTGCAGATTCAACGTCAGTTTCGGTGCGCGGCTCATGCGGTTTTGACGACTTGTTGCTCTTGTTGCTTGGGTTGCTGCGACATATCGAGTGAATTTTGATGCAAATCAGCGCAAATTAGCGTGAATCCGCCGGACCGGCGGTTTTCTGCGAATGCGCATCGTACGCCTCCACAATTCGCGCGACCAGCGGATGCCGCACCACGTCGGCGCTCGTGAAACGCGTGAGCGCAATGCCGCGCACGTCCGACAGCACCTGCTGCGCTTCGATCAGCCCACTCTTCGCGCCGCGCGGCAAGTCGACCTGAGTCGTGTCGCCTGTCACCACGGCCTTCGAGCCGAAGCCGATCCGCGTGAGGAACATCTTCATCTGTTCGGGCGTGGTGTTCTGCGCCTCGTCGAGGATGATGAACGCGTGATTCAGCGTGCGGCCGCGCATATAGGCGAGCGGCGCAATTTCGATCATCTGCCGCTCGAACATCTTGGCGGTTTTATCGAAGCCGAGCAGGTCGTACAGCGCGTCGTACAGCGGACGCAGATACGGATCGACCTTCTGCGCCAGATCGCCCGGCAGGAAGCCGAGACGCTCGCCCGCTTCGACGGCCGGACGCGTCAGCACGATGCGTTTGACCTGATCGCGCTCCAGCGCGTCCACCGCGCAAGCCACCGCGAGATACGTCTTGCCCGTACCGGCCGGGCCGACGCCGAACGTCACGTCGTGCGAAATGATCTGCTTCAAATACTCGCGTTGCGCCGGCGTGCGGCCGCGCAGGTCGGCGCGCCGCGTGTACAGCTTCGGGCCGAGTTCTTCGAGGTCGTCTTCGCCGGTGTCGGCGGGTTGGTCGAACGGATGATCCGGGTTGCCGGGGAAACGCGAGTCGATCGTTTCCGCGCCCTGGCCCTGGCCGTTGCCGTTCGCGCGATGGCGCGCCGGGTGGCGCACTTCGACGAGCGCGAGCTGGATGTCGTCGACCGACAGCGGCTCGCGCGCGTTGTTGTAGAAGTTTTCGAGCGCGGTGAGCGCGAGTTTCGCGCCGCGCCCGCGAATCGTGATGCGGTGGCCACGGCGTTGCAGCGTCACGTCGAGCGCCTGCTCGATCTGCCGCAGATTTTCGTCGAGCGGTCCGCAGAGGTTGGCGAGCCGCGCGTTGTCGTCGCGCGGTGCGGTGAATTCCAGATGCTGCTGAGTGGTCTTCAAGGCGGTGGATCGATCCTGTCGGGTTCGTGACGCCGGGCGGGCGTCGCTCAGTGAGTGGTCGCGGGTGCGTCGTCGTGCACCAGCACGAGTTCGCCGCGTAACGAATGTGGGTACGCATGGACGATTTTCACGTCCACCATCTGGCCGATCAGCCGCGCGTGCGAGGCGACCGGTGCGGGGAAATTCACCACGCGATTGTTTTCCGTGCGGCCTGCGAGTTCGTTCGGGTCCTTGCGTGCCGGGCGTTCGACCAGAATCCGCTCGACTTTGCCAACCATCGAATCGCTGATGCGTTGCACGTTTTCTTCGATCGTAGCCTGCAGATGTTGCAGACGTTTGAGTTTCACTTCACGCGGCGTGTCGTCGTGCAGATTCGCGGCGGGCGTGCCGGGACGCGGGCTGTAGATGAACGAGAAGCTCGTGTCGTATTTCATTTCGTGGATCAGCGCCATCATCTTGTCGAAGTCTTCCTCGGTCTCGCCGGGGAAGCCGACGATCATGTCGGTCGACAAGGACAGGTCCGGGCGGATCGCGCGCAGCTTGCGGATCACCGACTTGTATTCGAGCACCGTATAGCCGCGCTTCATTGCCATCAGAATGCGGTCGGAGCCGTGCTGCACCGGCAGATGCAGATGGCTGACGAGCTTCGGCACCTTGGCGTAGGTGTCGATCAGGCGCTGCGTGAATTCCTTCGGGTGCGACGTGGTATAGCGAATCCGTTCGATGCCCGGGATATCGGCGACGTATTCGATCAACTGGGCGAAGTCGGCGATTTCGGTCGAACCAAGCGTGATGCCCGCACGGTATGCATTCACGTTCTGGCCGAGCAGCGTGACTTCATGCACACCCTGGTCGGCGAGACCGGCGATTTCGGTCAGCACGTCGTCCAGTGGGCGCGACACTTCTTCGCCACGCGTATAAGGCACGACGCAGTAGCTGCAGTACTTGCTGCAACCTTCCATGATCGACACGAACGCGCTCGGACCGTCGACGCGCGCGGGCGGCAGGTGATCGAACTTTTCGATTTCCGGGAACGAGATGTCGACCTGCGCGCGGCCGCTTGCGCGGCGTTTGTCGATCATTTGCGGCAGACGGTGCAGCGTTTGCGGACCGAACACCAGATCGACATAGGGCGCGCGCGACACGATCGACGCGCCTTCCTGGCTCGCCACGCAGCCGCCCACGCCGATGATCAGATTCGGATTCGCTTCCTTCAGCTCGCGCACGCGGCCGAGATCGGAGAAAACTTTTTCCTGCGCTTTTTCGCGCACCGAGCACGTGTTGAACAGAATGACGTCCGCGTCTTCCGGCGTGTCGGTCTTGACGAGTCCTTCAGCCGCGCCGAGTACGTCGACCATCTTGTCGGAGTCGTACTCATTCATCTGGCAGCCAAAGGTTTTTACATAAACTTTCTTGATCATCGATTTTCGCCGGTCGCAGTGGTTAACCTGGGGGCGTCGTTTAAAAGGTGTAGAGGGGGCGAACGTGCGGGTAGCGTGCGGGCGGCCCGCGGGATGGTGTTTGAGTCCGCTCGAGCCGGCCTGGGACCTGCGAGGGTCAATTCCGGTCCACGTTCGTGACCCATTCGACACATTCGACACGTTCGCAACGTAGCTCAACATTATAGCCCTTCATCGGCTGCGCTTTCTGCCGCGGCGGTTGCCCGCGACTGCTCCGGCGGCAAGCCCAGCAGGGCTTCCAGTTCGTCCGATACCTGCGCGAAGCGCTCGCTCAGGAAATCCAGCAACACGCGCACGCGCGGCGCCATGAACCGGTTGCGGTGGTAGAGCGCGTGCAACGGCGCGTCCGGATAGCGCCATTCGGGTAGCAGGATTTTCAGGCAGTCGCCCCGTAAGTCCGCTTCCACGTCCCACATCGACTTGATGACGATCCCGTAGCCGCGCCGGGCCCATTCGCGGGCCACGGCGCCGTCGTTGGTTTCCCGGGAGGTCTCGAACGGCACGGTGTAGTTCTGCACTTCATCGCCGCGCGTGAAGCGCCATTCGTTGACGGGTCCTGAAGCGGTGCCAAGAACGATGCAATCGAAATTCGCCAGATCGTGCGGATCTTTCGGCTCGCCCTTGCGCGCGATGTAGTCAGGCGACGCGCACAGCACCCGCCGGTTCGGCGCCAGCTTGCGGGCGACCAGCGAGCTGTCCTGCGGCACGCCGAAGCGGATCGCCAGATCGATGTCTTCCTGCACCAGATTCGATAGCGAATCCGACAGCGTCAGCGCGAACGTGACTTCCGGGTAGAGCGCGTTGAACTCGTCGAGCCAGTGCATCAGCAGATTGCGGCCGAAGTCCGAGGTTGCCGAGACCCGGACCTTGCCGCGCACCACGCCCTGGCCGGCTTGCAGTGCGGCCTCGGCGTCGTCGAGCGATTGCAGCGCCTGGCGGCAGCAGTTCAGATACAGGCGCCCTTCGTCTGTCAGCCTGAGCTGGCGGGTGGTGCGCTCAAACAGACGGGCTTTCAGGCCGGCTTCGAGCTTGGCCAGCCGCGCGCTGGCGGCGGCCGGAGTCAGGCCCATCTTGCGGCCCGCGGCCGAGAGGCTGCCTTGCTGTGCCGCTTCGACGAACAGGCGGATGTCACCGAGGCTATCCATTACGATCTTTCAACAGAATTTGAAAATGCTTCAAATGCTACGCCAATTATCAAATTGACGTGCCGCGCTCACAATGCAGTCCTCGTAAACCCTTTGTGCTGCGTGCAGCCCACACCATGCAACTCGATCACGCAACGATCGTCACCGCCGATCTCGACGCCGCCCGACGTTTCTTCGTCGACGTCGCCGGGCTGACCCAGGGTGCGCGCCCGCCGTTTTCGATCGATGGCTACTGGTTGTACGCAAACGGCCGTCCGCTGATTCATCTGATCGACGCGACCGTGGCCGTCCAGGCGGGCAGGGTCGCGCCGCGCATCGACCATATCGCTTTCCGGCTGGAGAGCGCTGACGAATGGCAGGCGTTATTGCAGCGCCTGCATGCGGCAGACACGCGTTATCAGCTCGCCGAAGTACCGCAGACGGGGCCGCAGCAAGCCGAGTTGCAACTGTTCGTCGCGCTCGCGCCGGGTGTGGTCATCGAATTTGTGACCGCGCCGCGGCACGCCCGCCGTAGCTAACACGCTTAACTTTAGAACCTGGAGTAGAAAAAATGCCCATTCCATTACTGGCGCTAGCGATCAGCGCTTTTGCGATCGGCACGACCGAGTTCGTAATCATGGGCCTGTTGCCCGAGGTTGCGCGCGATCTGGCCGTGTCGATTCCGTCGGCCGGTTTGCTGGTGAGCGGCTATGCGCTCGGCGTCGCGGTCGGTGCACCGCTGCTCGCGGTGGCGACCAGCAAGATGCCGCGCAAGCTCGCGTTGCAGTTGCTGATGGGCGTGTTCATTGTCGGCAACACGCTGTGCGCGATCGCGTCCAGCTATTCCGTGCTGATGATTGCGCGCGTGGTGACGTCGTTCGCGCATGGCTCGTTCTTCGGCATCGGCGCGGTGGTGGCGGCTTCGCTCGTGCCGGCTGAGAAGCGGGCAAGCGCGATTGCGCTGATGTTCACCGGCTTGACGCTCGCCAATGTGCTCGGCGTGCCATTCGGGACGTTCGTCGGTCAGCAATTTGGCTGGCGTGCGGCGTTCTGGATCGTCAGTGCGTTTGGGGTGCTGTCGCTCGCGGGGGTGTCGCTGCTGGTGCCGAATCGTCACGATTCCGGTCCGGTCGGCTTGATGCATGAAGTGCGCGTGCTGAAGGACCCGCAAGTCTGGACCGCGCTCGCGATGACGGTGCTCGGCTTCGGCGGCGTGTTCGTCGTGTTCACCTATATCGCGCCAATTCTCGAGCAGGTGAGCGGTTTCTCGCCGCGTGGCGTGACGCTGATTCTGGTGCTGTTCGGCATCGGCCTCACGGTCGGCAATACCGTGGGCGGCAAGCTCGCGGACCGCGCGTTGATGCCTTCGCTGATGGGCATTCTGGTGGCGCTCGCGATCGTGATGGCGATCTTCGCGCGTACCAGTCATTCGCAGGTGGCCGCGGCGATCACCATTTTCGTATGGGGCATTGCTGCGTTCGCCACGGTGCCGCCGTTGCAGATGCGCGTGGTCGAGAAGGCCGCTGCGGCGCCGAATCTGGCTTCGACCTTGAACATTGGTGCGTTCAACGTGGGCAATGCGGGCGGCGCGTGGCTTGGTGGTCTGGTGATCAGTCACGGTTATGCGCTCGATACGCTGCCATGGGTCGCGGCGGGTGTCAGCGTGGTGGCGTTGCTGCTCACGTGGTTCGCGGCGCGCATGGATGCGCCGACGGCAGCCGTGGCGCAACGGGCGTGACGGTGGGGCGCGCCGGATGTCTGCCGATGGACTTGAGTGCGCACGAGGGTTCGGGCGTAGCAGAGCCCGCACCCGCCCATATGAAAAATTCGCACAAGCTTTGCGAGAATCGTCCTCCGCAATGCTGATAACAGTGTGAAGATAACTTCGTTGGGCGCGGCGGGGCGCGATGCTATCTTGCTTCCACTAACCGCTTGCCCGCCGTACGGCGGCGCTTCTGGAGGCAATCATGCATTCCCCGCTTGCGCTGGTTCGGGACCCCACGGCTGACACTCATGCGTCGCCGCGTGCCGCCGAACCTTTCGATGCTCTTGAACATCTGGTCGGCGTGAATCTCGCCCGTTTGCGCGCCGAGCGCCAACTTTCACTTGACGCTCTGGCTCGCGCTTCGGGCGTCTCACGGGCAATGCTCGCGCAGATCGAGTCGGCGCGCAGCGTGCCCTCGATCAAGGTACTGTGCAAGGTGGCCTCGGCGTTGAAGGTATCGGTGGCGGCTTTCCTGCGTCGCCATGCGACCAACGGCTTCGAGCATTTGCCGGCGGAGCGTTCGTCGCGTCTGGTCAGTTCGAATGGGCGGTACTCGGCCCGGCCGCTTTATCCCGACGCCGAACCGACCGCCGC
This window contains:
- a CDS encoding glutathione S-transferase C-terminal domain-containing protein, whose protein sequence is MMKLIGSLASPFVRKARIVLADKKIDYELVPENVWAPETTIHTFNPLGKVPCLVMEDGEAVFDSRVICEYVDTLSPVGKLIPPSGRERVEVRCWEALADGILDAAVLIRLEGTQRTPEQRVEAWVARQQRKIDEGLIAMSQGLGSKPWCTGNHYTLADIAVGCALGYLDFRMPELNWREGYPNLDKHFQKLSLRQSFIDTVPAD
- a CDS encoding aminopeptidase P N-terminal domain-containing protein, which encodes MNQPTEPTIAVDVYRTRRERVLAALRAAGGGVAIVPTAPEKLRNRDADYPYRHDSYFYYLTGFTEPEAWLVLDASAAPGEPASILFCRDKNVERETWEGFRFGPDGAREAFGFDAAFAVGELDTRLPPILADKPALHYALGTSAELDEQVRGWLDTVRAQGRSGVAPPAVARDLIPLLDDMRLVKDHHELAIMRRAGQISAQAHRRAMAACHPGVREYELEAELLYTFRKFGAQAPAYTSIVAAGANACVLHYPAGNAIARDGDLILIDAACELDGYASDITRTFPASGRFTPAQRELYDIVLAAQQAAVDATRVGATFDDPHQAAVRVLSQGLLDTGILDRTRFASVDEVIAERAYSPFYMHRTGHWLGMDVHDVGDYRERGAPRDEAGALPWRTLQAGMTLTIEPGLYIRPAEGVPERYWNIGIRIEDDAIVTPAGCELITRDVPAAADEIEALMQEARAAQPTRQ
- a CDS encoding gamma-glutamylcyclotransferase, with the protein product MSTSSPEADLRNTPCPDYPPALGESRLLTDEELRASLECTLRDWDRKSDLWLFGYGSLIWNPGLPTAEAARSRVHGYHRGLYLWSRVNRGTPEQPGLVLALDRGGSCSGIAFRLAAEGAMPHLEALWRREMPMGSYRPAWLPCVLADGRRVDALAFVMRRDVPTYTGKLRDEVVKAVFGCASGRYGTTLDYVSRTVHALRESGMPDRALEALLERCREEGREAGQA
- a CDS encoding HlyC/CorC family transporter — protein: MNDTYPSRRQTDKTQEKRSLLERLTDFISPEPDSRAELLEILQDAHERNLIDADSLSMIEGVFQVSELSARDIMVPRAQMDAINIADNPAEFIPYVLEKAHSRYPVYEGNRDNIIGVLLAKDLLRYYAEEEFDVRGMLRPAVFIPESKRLNVLLHDFRVNRNHLAVVVDEYGGVAGLITIEDVLEQIVGDIEDEYDFDEESGNIIASPDGRFRVRALTEIEQFNEAFGTHYSDDEVDTIGGLVTHHFGRVPHRGEKVRLDDLIFEILRGDARQIHMLLVRRDPLAGQREREAQHVQT
- the lnt gene encoding apolipoprotein N-acyltransferase, whose amino-acid sequence is MADPITSRSRRGVSAPAAPATRETRGRALPRWHYLVALAAGAANTLSFAPTPHGGWLELVIFVFFFAWLTRTTSWKSAALTGGAFGFGNYVTGVWWLYVSMHDYGGMAAPLAGAAVALFSLYLAVYPALAAGIWSFCAGHARSNASGAEQPFSPTWHGALAFASAWAIGEWLRGTVFTGFPWLASGYAQVDGPFAGFAPVAGVYGVGWMLALVAALIVQALLPLLASRGQAKADDSGSAGNTAKPGVARVAVPAAIALALIAAGLLLPLVQWTLPANAPLTVRLLQGNIKQEMKFEESGMRAAIDQYQQMITSKPADLVVTPETAIPVLAQQLPPQFASAVRNFSDTTGTAIVFGAIGGTITPEGQVIDYTNSLFGVTPGTRDVYRYDKHHLVPFGEFVPWGFRWFVNLMRIPLGDFARGAPVQKPFIVHNQPVAVDICYEDIFGEEIARSIRESATPAGVLVNSTNLAWFGDTIALDQHLQIARMRSLETGRPMLRATNTGMTAAIDANGRVIGRLTPYTIGSLDVTVQGTSGSTPYVTSGNNTVLAISLLLLAFGLAFGPAITRRQNGKK
- the ybeY gene encoding rRNA maturation RNase YbeY, which encodes MSRAPKLTLNLQFPAAKAWPEHKALLPRATVAGWIKAALFADGELTVRFVDAEEGRTLNRTYRGKDYSTNVLTFAYAESEDDPVTGDLILCCPVVEKEATEQGKPLLAHYAHLLVHGTLHAQGYDHEVEEEAEEMEAIETEILGKLGFPDPYQ
- a CDS encoding M48 family metalloprotease, whose translation is MNPYRFVIAASACGLFAACSSVSDVNPTALIQSGQQAAQAATLSDADVRALTDKSCAQLDSENQIAAANSKYQKRLNKIAAQLGNNINGVPVNYKVYVTKDVNAWAMANGCVRVYSGLMDMMNDNEVRGVVGHEMGHVALGHTKKAMQVAYAASAARSVASSAGGVAGALSSSQLGDFSEKLINAQFSQTQESAADDYSFDLQKKKNLDPSGLVTAFNKLSQLDGGKSSMLSSHPSSPARAQHIQQRIASNQ